A part of Aegilops tauschii subsp. strangulata cultivar AL8/78 chromosome 2, Aet v6.0, whole genome shotgun sequence genomic DNA contains:
- the LOC109744971 gene encoding protein EFFECTOR OF TRANSCRIPTION 2, producing MPAVAAARLKREDRPRTKHDSLFSPWKVLVGPSDWEDHSAGKEGVQRYHTRNLPDNFPGLYELGVARPSYDGVRARRNRSAVVVVVYLGQADNVRARLQQYGRTGSHLDTGNPLAAVGKAEMNALTAGPGLFREVFSRGYSVMFRCALMCSKKAAEKTEAQLLGVFDYAWNKLQNSACRREEILLKLEQGSHRLSLLGRVRHLKQRVFGEKAGIKINSSGSVEISSGSMKNMLPRVRAFVGFRPRLVNSGGDLNKATDIHRKCTSQANTAGNKQAHRRSEGYKVKKIDVIKRRTAPIREAEAVCGVTLEDGSSCLEDPLEGRKRCELHKGRRVRVAYGRKVSSSSSTCQVAIPTVESIPQQTANPSKPDQAWQTSADQSKNLSTNAKEPSRQRNGFEAKEMKIGEAPAEDEAYGASHAESQFHQDEPVGRKWFELLKAQKSASAPSSRGQGCQTREANDDASAICGVVTDNGYCKLAPVTGRERCEEHRGIEVTGASSAPCSGRLGWPSICGARASDGSPCKNQPIAGRKRCGLHKGQRACCASTPSVK from the exons ATGCCTGCGGTCGCCGCCGCCAGACTGAAGCGGGAGGACCGCCCCCGCACCAAACACGACTCCCTCTTCTCCCCGTGGAAG GTTCTTGTCGGGCCGTCGGACTGGGAGGACCACTCCGCCGGCAAGGAGGGGGTCCAGAGGTATCACACACGCAACCTCCCGGACAACTTCCCTGGCCTCTACGAGCTGGGCGTTGCAAGGCCTTCCTATGATGGTGTCAGGGCTCGCAGGAATCGATCAGCTGTCGTCGTGGTGGTGTACCTCGGGCAGGCCGATAATGTCAGGGCGAGGCTCCAGCAGTACGGACGGACAGGGTCACACCTGGACACCGGGAATCCATTGGCTGCTGTCGGTAAAGCTGAGATGAACGCCCTCACGGCAGGACCTGGATTGTTCAGGGAAGTCTTCTCCAGAGGTTACTCCGTGATGTTTCGATGTGCGCTG ATGTGTTCCAAAAAAGCAGCTGAGAAGACTGAAGCTCAGCTACTGGGAGTATTTGATTATGCATGGAACAAACTTCAGAATAGTGCGTGTCGTCGCGAAGAAATACTGCTCAAGTTAGAACAGGGAAGCCATAGATTATCTTTGCTTGGCAGAGTTCGGCACTTAAAACAGAGGGTGTTTGGAGAGAAAGCAGGTATAAAGATTAACAGCAGTGGGTCTGTTGAGATTTCATCTGGCAGTATGAAAAATATGCTTCCAAGAGTCCGTGCGTTTGTCGGCTTCAGACCTCGTTTAGTTAACTCTGGTGGCGATTTAAACAAGGCAACTGATATTCACCGGAAATGCACATCTCAGGCCAATACTGCTGGTAATAAACAAGCACATAGAAGGTCTGAAGGATACAAGGTGAAAAAGATCGATGTTATTAAACGACGAACTGCGCCGATACGAGAAGCCGAAGCTGTTTGTGGAGTAACGCTAGAAGATGGTTCTTCTTGTTTGGAAGATCCATTGGAAGGAAGAAAGAGGTGTGAGTTGCACAAAGGTAGAAGAGTCAGAGTCGCATACGGTCGCAAAGTATCCTCTTCTAGCTCCACTTGCCAAGTTGCTATTCCAACTGTTGAATCCATACCTCAACAAACTGCTAATCCAAGCAAACCAGATCAAGCATGGCAAACCAGTGCAGACCAGTCCAAAAATCTGTCGACAAATGCAAAGGAGCCATCACGTCAAAGGAACGGCTTCGAAGCAAAGGAGATGAAAATCGGAGAAGCTCCTGCAGAAGATGAAGCATATGGAGCCTCCCATGCAGAATCTCAGTTCCACCAAGATGAGCCTGTTGGAAGAAAGTGGTTTGAGCTGCTCAAAGCACAGAAATCAGCCAGCGCACCATCATCGAGAGGCCAAGGATGTCAGACAAGAGAAGCAAATGACGACGCATCAGCCATATGTGGAGTAGTGACAGATAATGGGTACTGCAAACTGGCACCAGTGACAGGAAGGGAAAGATGCGAGGAGCACAGAGGAATTGAGGTCACTGGTGCTTCATCGGCACCATGTTCCGGAAGGTTGGGATGGCCATCTATCTGTGGAGCTCGAGCATCCGATGGTTCACCTTGCAAGAATCAGCCAATCGCAGGGAGGAAGAGATGTGGGTTGCACAAAGGTCAAAGAGCGTGCTGCGCCTCCACGCCATCCGTCAAATAA
- the LOC109744972 gene encoding uncharacterized protein, translating to MLPPQLPGPAGHLPLALAVTASFAISCSGGSASGRSRRRRRAKPKPIVFPPPPLRRLVSSSLRRLLPRPRPLRGGWLGPRGRRKAPAEDVVLLVLSLALGDRLAVLAEAWRASGLGQALGIWAAVWGRARRRKRASGLRRLAALLLGIAFCALASHFRGAAFLEGLRKTGGGRKLARILLR from the coding sequence ATGCTCCCGCCGCAACTCCCCGGACCCGCCGGGCACCTCCCGCTCGCCCTTGCCGTCACCGCCTCCTTCGCCATCAGCTGCAGCGGTGGCTCCGCCAGCGgccgctcccgccgccgccgccgcgcgaaGCCCAAGCCCATCGTGTTCCCGCCCCCGCCGCTCCGCCGCCTGgtctcctcctccctccgccgcctcctcccgcgccCGCGCCCCCTCCGCGGCGGATGGCTCGGGCCAAGGGGGAGGCGGAAGGCGCCCGCCGAGGACGTGGTGCTGCTCGTCCTCTCTCTGGCCCTGGGCGACAGGCTCGCCGTCCTCGCTGAGGCCTGGCGCGCGTCGGGCCTGGGCCAGGCGCTCGGCATCTGGGCGGCGGTGTGGgggcgagcgaggaggaggaagagggcgaGCGGGCTCCGGAGGCTCGCGGCGCTGCTGCTCGGGATCGCGTTCTGCGCGCTGGCGTCGCATTTCAGAGGGGCGGCGTTCCTGGAAGGCCTCCGGAAGACGGGCGGCGGCCGGAAATTAGCGCGGATTCTCCTGCGGTGA
- the LOC109744970 gene encoding SUMO-activating enzyme subunit 2, with the protein MASAAAPASSEEAVKAAKVLMVGAGGIGCELLKTLALSGFSDIHVIDLDTIEVSNLNRQFLFRKSHVGQSKAHVARDAILKFRPNINIESHHANVKDAQFNVDFFKQFNVVLNGLDNLDARRHVNRLCLAAEVPLVESGTTGFLGQVTVHVKGKTECYECQPKPIPKSYPVCTITSTPSKFVHCIVWAKELLFAKLFGDKNQDNDLNVHSKDGSSSKLDVFERDVDEDLDQYAQRIYDHVFGYNIEVALENEETWKNRRRPNPVYIRDTLPEAVKQNGSSWDCSNDHEEPSAMASLGLTNPQEIWTLAENSRVLLEAFKLFFEKREKEIGNLVFDKDDQLAVEFVTAAANIRAHSFGIPLHSLFEAKGVAGNIVHAVATTNAIIAGLIVIEAIKVLQDDYKNYRMTYCLEHPTKKLLLMPVEPFEPNPSCYVCSETPLLLDVNTKVTKLKEVIDKIIKSKLGMNLPLVMIGSTLVFEDGDGLEEDEAANYALNLEKVLAELPAPVINGTKLTVEDFQQELSCSINIKHREEFDEEKEPDGMVLSGWSAPVEKQINSNGENKSAASSSSARATDDTVEDPSKPGMKRKLDELLETKENCDASSSAQVVEDDDDCTMLDGNPALIKKKRLQ; encoded by the exons AtggcctccgccgccgcccccgcctcctcggAGGAGGCCGTCAAG GCGGCGAAGGTTCTGATGGTCGGGGCTGGAGGCATCGGGTGCGAGCTCCTCAAGACCCTCGCGCTCTCGGGCTTCAGCGACATCCACGTC ATTGACTTGGACACAATTGAGGTCAGCAATCTGAACAGACAGTTTTTGTTTCGGAAGAGTCATGTGGGACAGTCAAAAGCCCAT GTTGCCCGTGATGCTATTCTGAAATTTAGGCCAAATATCAATATAGAATCACACCATGCAAATGTTAAGGATGCCCAGTTCAACGTTGACTTTTTCAAGCAGTTTAATGTAGTTTTGAATGGCCTTGATAACTTGGATGCTAGACGACATGTGAATCGCCTCTGCCTTGCTGCTGAAGTTCCTTTGGTTGAGAGTGGGACCACTGGGTTTCTCGGACAG GTTACCGTTCATGTCAAGGGTAAAACAGAATGCTATGAATGCCAACCTAAGCCTATCCCAAAATCATATCCAGTCTGCACAATTACAAGCACTCCATCAAAG TTTGTCCATTGCATTGTTTGGGCAAAGGAGCTTCTTTTTGCTAAGCTATTTGGTGATAAGAACCAAGATAATGACCTTAATGTGCATTCAAAAGATGGCAGCAGTTCAAAGTTAGATGTATTTGAAAGGGATGTTGACGAAGATCTTGATCAGTATGCTCAGAGGATTTATGATCATGTATTTGGTTATAATATCGAAGTTGCCTTAGAGAATGAAGAAACCTGGAAGAATCGGAGAAGACCAAATCCAGTATACATTAGAGACACATTACCTGAAGCAGTAAAGCAAAATGGTAGCTCGTGGGATTGCAGTAATGATCATGAAGAGCCTTCTGCTATGGCATCTTTAGGTCTTACAAATCCTCAAGAGATATGGACTCTGGCTGAAAATTCAAGAGTGCTTTTGGAGGCTTTTAAATTGTTTTTTGAGAAAAGAGAGAAG GAAATAGGGAACTTGGTTTTTGACAAGGATGACCAGTTAGCAGTTGAGTTTGTTACTGCTGCGGCTAATATCAGAGCTCACTCTTTTGGTATACCACTACATAGCCTATTTGAAGCTAAAGGTGTTGCTGGAAACATAGTTCATGCTGTGGCAACAACAAATGCTATAATAGCTGGTCTCATTGTTATCGAAGCAATCAAAGTTCTCCAGGATGATTACAAGAACTACAG AATGACATATTGTCTTGAACATCCTACAAAGAAGTTGCTCCTGATGCCTGTAGAACCTTTTGAACCTAATCCATCATGCTATGTCTGCTCTGAG ACCCCTCTTCTGCTGGATGTTAACACTAAGGTCACAAAGCTTAAGGAGGTTATCGACAAGATTATAAAAAGCAAACTTGGAATGAACCTACCGTTGGTAATGATTGGCTCTACACTTGTTTTTGAGGATGGCGATGGCTTAGAGGAAGACGAGGCTGCAAACTATGCTTTAAACCTTGAGAAG GTCTTGGCCGAACTGCCAGCTCCAGTTATTAATGGTACAAAGCTTACCGTTGAGGATTTCCAGCAGGAGCTGTCATGCAGCATTAACATCAAGCACAG GGAAGAGTTTGACGAGGAGAAAGAGCCTGACGGAATGGTTTTATCTGGATGGTCAGCTCCGGTGGAGAAACAGATTAATAGTAATGGGGAGAACAAATCGGCAGCCTCTTCATCCAGTGCGCGTGCCACTGATGACACTGTTGAGGATCCATCTAAACCTGGGATGAAGCGCAAGCTGGATGAACTGTTGGAAACAAAGGAAAACTGTGATGCATCCAGTAGTGCTCAGGTTGTTGAAGACGACGATGATTGTACGATGCTCGACGGGAACCCAGCGTTAATCAAGAAAAAAAGATTGCAATAG